In Leucobacter insecticola, one DNA window encodes the following:
- a CDS encoding dihydrofolate reductase → MGGGQLYREALPLADECIVTCIELDVPDADTYAPDLTSAPGMKLQDPGVLLSSASGVEYRFQRWVRTESRKTS, encoded by the coding sequence ATGGGCGGCGGACAGCTGTATCGCGAGGCGTTGCCACTGGCGGACGAGTGCATCGTGACGTGCATCGAACTCGACGTTCCGGATGCCGACACCTACGCGCCGGACCTCACGTCTGCTCCCGGCATGAAACTGCAGGATCCGGGCGTGCTCCTCAGCTCGGCCTCGGGTGTGGAATACCGCTTTCAGCGGTGGGTGCGGACTGAGTCTCGCAAAACCTCGTAA
- a CDS encoding dihydrofolate reductase, protein MNTSRFRLGMIWAQSRNGAIGRDGDMSWHLPEDLAHFKRVTLGAPVIMGRRTWESLPERFRPLPGRANIVVSRDPAYRADGATVVSSLGPHANARRQTPGLWAADSCIARRCHWRTSAS, encoded by the coding sequence ATGAACACGTCGCGGTTTCGCCTGGGCATGATCTGGGCGCAGTCTCGCAACGGTGCCATCGGGCGAGACGGCGATATGTCGTGGCATCTCCCTGAAGATCTCGCGCACTTCAAGCGGGTCACGCTCGGCGCTCCGGTGATCATGGGGCGGCGTACCTGGGAATCCCTGCCGGAACGCTTCAGACCACTTCCCGGACGCGCCAATATTGTCGTGAGCCGGGACCCTGCCTATCGCGCGGATGGTGCAACGGTTGTCTCCTCCCTCGGGCCGCACGCGAATGCGCGCAGGCAGACGCCTGGATTATGGGCGGCGGACAGCTGTATCGCGAGGCGTTGCCACTGGCGGACGAGTGCATCGTGA
- a CDS encoding WapI family immunity protein, with product MVLNSIIECEAGDDCVLLRTHDEAKILVLHRAPASPYSDNLTFELEAGSPTVRGKGPFQISVEQVTRFIDEYEEVSKAELQDVNGDGTITFDKIDLIGHVRVTIQLGGPWSNQARIAFDTDQTALTSFAEDLRSFLE from the coding sequence ATGGTTTTAAATTCAATTATTGAATGCGAAGCGGGCGATGATTGTGTCCTGTTGAGAACTCACGATGAGGCCAAAATTCTCGTGCTTCATAGAGCCCCAGCAAGTCCATATTCCGATAATCTCACCTTTGAACTGGAAGCAGGATCTCCTACCGTACGGGGGAAAGGGCCCTTCCAGATTTCAGTCGAGCAGGTCACGCGGTTTATTGACGAGTATGAAGAGGTCAGTAAAGCTGAGCTTCAGGATGTAAACGGAGACGGGACAATCACATTTGACAAGATCGATCTGATCGGGCATGTGAGAGTTACGATTCAGCTTGGTGGGCCATGGTCAAACCAAGCCAGGATTGCATTCGACACAGATCAGACAGCCTTGACGTCATTCGCCGAAGACCTGCGCAGTTTTCTTGAATAG
- a CDS encoding IS3 family transposase (programmed frameshift): MARKYDQEFRARALRMLAEALPEQTSLHAASQHVGGLLGVSPDTLRIWYRRTQIDTGVRPGITTDVAEENRRLRRENAELKKANEVLKAASIFFAKGTRPATNEMIKFIDTYRDRFGVEFLCRTLRAAVRGFITSRGYRAAKRRLPSARQLRDELLVPEIRRLHEANYGVYGVRKMHALVKREGWEIGRDQTARLMRLADVQGVTRRAKAFTTRSDSARDLPGDLVNRAFTAAAPRCLWVADITYVATWSGFAYVAFITDVYARKIVGWSVASTLKTEALPLQALDMAAWNIGGNLAGVTHHSDHGSNYMSLRYTERVRELGAMPSTGTVGDSYDNALAETVNGLYKAELIRRRGPWKTVEEVELATLEYVWWWNNQRLHEALEYRTPVEVEAAYYAGARQPVTTRV, encoded by the exons ATGGCAAGAAAATACGATCAAGAATTCCGTGCACGCGCGCTCCGTATGCTCGCTGAAGCGCTCCCCGAGCAGACAAGTCTGCACGCGGCAAGCCAACACGTCGGCGGGCTGCTGGGTGTCTCGCCCGACACGCTCCGTATCTGGTATCGCCGAACCCAGATCGATACTGGTGTGAGGCCTGGTATCACGACCGATGTCGCCGAAGAAAACAGGCGCCTGCGGCGAGAGAACGCAGAACTGAAGAAAGCGAACGAAGTCCTCAAAGCCGCGAGCATATTTTTCGCGA AAGGAACTCGACCAGCCACGAACGAAATGATCAAATTCATCGACACATATCGTGATCGTTTCGGGGTGGAGTTCCTCTGCCGTACTCTCCGTGCGGCAGTTCGTGGCTTCATTACCTCACGTGGGTATCGGGCAGCGAAACGACGACTGCCGTCTGCACGGCAGCTCCGTGACGAACTACTCGTGCCAGAGATTCGTCGCCTTCATGAGGCCAACTATGGCGTCTATGGGGTGCGGAAGATGCATGCTCTGGTGAAGCGTGAGGGCTGGGAGATCGGCCGTGACCAGACCGCTAGGCTCATGCGCCTGGCCGACGTTCAGGGCGTTACTCGCCGCGCGAAAGCTTTCACCACGAGAAGTGACAGCGCCCGGGATCTTCCCGGAGATCTCGTGAATCGCGCGTTCACTGCGGCAGCTCCGCGATGTTTGTGGGTCGCGGATATCACGTATGTTGCGACGTGGTCTGGGTTCGCGTATGTCGCGTTCATCACTGACGTGTATGCCCGCAAGATCGTCGGCTGGAGCGTCGCCTCAACCCTGAAAACAGAAGCATTGCCGTTGCAGGCGCTCGATATGGCTGCCTGGAATATTGGGGGTAATCTTGCTGGGGTCACCCATCACTCAGACCACGGCTCGAACTACATGTCGCTGAGATACACCGAACGAGTGCGTGAGCTGGGAGCGATGCCGTCAACCGGGACTGTGGGTGATAGCTATGATAATGCCCTCGCCGAGACCGTGAATGGGCTCTACAAGGCCGAACTGATTCGCAGGCGCGGGCCTTGGAAGACGGTTGAAGAAGTTGAACTGGCGACGTTGGAGTACGTGTGGTGGTGGAACAACCAGCGCCTCCACGAAGCCCTCGAGTACCGCACCCCTGTCGAGGTCGAGGCGGCGTACTATGCTGGGGCTCGTCAGCCCGTGACTACGCGGGTGTGA
- a CDS encoding ATP-binding protein: MKKARFPLPGATVAEIDYREGRGITKVRMQRYAAHDWDSETLNVIITSPSGGGKTYLVCALGIAACQNGHSVAY, encoded by the coding sequence ATCAAGAAAGCGAGGTTCCCGCTCCCCGGGGCGACAGTCGCGGAGATCGACTACCGGGAAGGGCGCGGCATCACCAAAGTCAGAATGCAACGCTACGCCGCGCACGACTGGGACAGCGAAACCCTGAACGTGATTATCACGTCGCCTTCTGGTGGCGGGAAAACGTATCTCGTGTGCGCGCTCGGGATCGCGGCCTGCCAGAACGGGCACTCCGTTGCCTACTGA
- the istA gene encoding IS21 family transposase → MVRKIRAKLVLSLRGEGLSGRAIAATQSMSRKSVLEVFAAADRAALRWDDIAQHSDAEVYTLLFPGRGEHQSVYAQPDWATIHRELARVGVTLKLLHAEYVDRCQTAGDPAMGYDRFCKGYAQYVLIAGAASRVGHKAGQTIEVDWSGPTMHLTDPMTGQHTKVYLFVACLPFSRYAFVEPTLDMKQDTWLSTHVAMFTRFGGSVPRIVPDNLKTGVITHPREGEIVLNDAYRELAAHYSAAVLPARVKKPKDKPSAENTVWNIATWVIATLRNRDFATLAELRTHVYEQVAALNAEPFQKRAGSRSSVFEAEEKPLLRPLPAVSYEISRWVYGRKVQKNGHVVWEKNFYSVPYTQIGRTVDLRITQAGLEVYLGGERLSSHLLVAPGTTNEYRTHDGDLPHGPKYREWDATRCREWAARIGEHTLLVTNRIFESVPVEEQALDPVLAVLRLTRRYSQARVERACEIALARRVRSPRYAHVKPLLESGQDQASKRHPRFEPVTEPAAEPVG, encoded by the coding sequence ATGGTACGTAAAATACGTGCAAAACTCGTCCTCAGTCTTCGAGGTGAAGGGCTATCTGGCCGCGCGATCGCGGCTACGCAGTCCATGTCACGCAAAAGCGTGCTCGAAGTATTCGCAGCTGCAGACCGGGCAGCTCTGCGCTGGGACGACATCGCACAGCACAGCGATGCTGAAGTGTATACGTTGCTGTTTCCCGGCCGGGGTGAACACCAGAGCGTGTACGCCCAACCCGACTGGGCAACCATACATCGCGAGCTCGCTCGCGTCGGCGTCACACTCAAACTGTTACACGCCGAATATGTTGACCGATGCCAGACGGCAGGCGACCCTGCAATGGGGTACGACCGATTCTGTAAAGGTTACGCCCAGTATGTGCTGATCGCTGGAGCTGCGTCCAGAGTAGGTCATAAGGCCGGCCAAACCATCGAGGTCGACTGGTCTGGCCCCACGATGCACCTCACCGACCCTATGACCGGGCAGCACACCAAGGTCTATCTCTTCGTCGCGTGTCTACCATTCAGCAGATACGCGTTTGTCGAGCCCACCCTCGACATGAAACAAGACACCTGGCTCAGCACCCACGTCGCAATGTTTACGCGGTTCGGGGGCAGCGTTCCCCGGATCGTGCCCGACAACCTGAAGACCGGCGTGATCACGCATCCTCGCGAAGGCGAGATCGTTCTCAACGATGCCTACCGGGAGCTTGCCGCGCATTACTCAGCAGCGGTACTCCCCGCAAGAGTGAAGAAACCCAAAGACAAACCAAGCGCGGAAAACACTGTCTGGAACATTGCGACATGGGTGATCGCGACGCTCCGCAACCGTGATTTCGCGACGCTTGCGGAGCTCCGCACCCACGTGTATGAGCAAGTGGCTGCGCTGAACGCTGAACCGTTCCAAAAACGAGCAGGGTCCCGCTCTTCAGTGTTTGAAGCTGAAGAGAAACCGCTCCTACGCCCGCTACCAGCGGTCTCGTACGAGATCAGCCGGTGGGTATACGGACGGAAAGTGCAAAAGAACGGGCACGTGGTGTGGGAGAAGAACTTCTACTCAGTCCCCTACACGCAGATCGGCCGAACCGTCGACCTGCGCATCACCCAGGCTGGGCTGGAAGTCTACCTCGGTGGGGAACGGCTCTCCTCACACTTACTCGTTGCCCCGGGAACAACCAACGAATACCGTACCCATGACGGTGACCTGCCCCACGGTCCCAAATATCGCGAGTGGGATGCAACCAGATGTCGGGAATGGGCAGCTCGTATCGGCGAACACACGCTGCTGGTCACGAACCGTATCTTCGAGTCCGTGCCCGTCGAGGAACAAGCGCTCGACCCGGTGCTTGCCGTGCTGAGGCTCACCAGACGCTACTCGCAGGCCAGAGTCGAACGCGCCTGCGAGATCGCGCTCGCAAGACGAGTGAGGTCACCCAGATACGCACATGTGAAACCGCTCCTCGAGTCCGGCCAAGATCAGGCCAGCAAACGACATCCGAGGTTCGAACCCGTAACCGAGCCTGCCGCCGAGCCTGTCGGGTAG
- a CDS encoding IS3 family transposase (programmed frameshift) — protein MPKNVFSDEFKRDAVALVESGISQKTVCKDLGVSKSALQSWVRDARFQSHGMTPSADPVERAEMAKAVKRIRELAMETEVLRRAAAYLSQIHINTPKMISPLVQEMAAPGAPVRVPVAVACRVLGFSEQAYYQWLKCPKSAREIEEERLISVLRELHEDDPELGYRFLADELHDLGYQVSERRVWRLCHVAGISSVITQRKRRYQQAGPPVGDDLVKREFTATGPNQVWLTDITEHWTGEGKLYLCAIKDLWSNKIVGQSMGPRMKARLAVQALTNAVQQRGYPEGVIVHSDRGSQFRSRKFQKALKRYRLRGSMGRVGACGDNAAMESFFSLLQKNVLDRKAWRTRQELRLAIVHWIEAKYHRKRRQRRLGKLTPVEFEVVMMDAVALAA, from the exons ATGCCAAAGAATGTGTTTAGTGATGAGTTCAAGCGAGACGCTGTCGCGCTGGTCGAGTCGGGCATCTCGCAGAAGACGGTGTGTAAAGATCTTGGCGTCTCGAAGTCCGCGTTGCAGTCATGGGTGCGCGACGCGAGGTTCCAGTCCCACGGAATGACCCCGTCAGCTGATCCTGTCGAGCGGGCCGAGATGGCGAAGGCCGTGAAACGGATTCGTGAGCTTGCGATGGAAACCGAAGTGCTCCGTCGCGCGGCAGCATACCTGTCACAGATACACATCA ACACCCCCAAAATGATCTCCCCGCTCGTCCAAGAGATGGCTGCGCCAGGTGCCCCTGTCAGGGTGCCGGTCGCGGTGGCGTGCCGGGTGTTGGGTTTCAGTGAACAGGCCTACTACCAGTGGCTGAAATGCCCGAAATCTGCGCGCGAGATTGAGGAAGAACGCCTCATTAGCGTGCTGCGTGAACTCCACGAGGACGACCCCGAACTCGGGTACCGGTTCCTCGCTGACGAACTCCATGACCTCGGCTACCAGGTGAGCGAACGCAGGGTGTGGCGATTGTGTCATGTTGCAGGCATCAGTTCAGTCATTACGCAGCGTAAGCGCCGCTACCAGCAGGCTGGCCCGCCCGTGGGTGATGACCTCGTGAAGCGTGAGTTCACCGCTACTGGCCCGAACCAAGTGTGGCTGACCGACATCACGGAGCACTGGACAGGTGAGGGGAAGCTGTACCTGTGCGCGATCAAGGACCTCTGGTCGAACAAGATCGTCGGCCAGTCAATGGGGCCGCGCATGAAGGCCAGGCTCGCGGTTCAGGCGCTTACGAACGCGGTCCAGCAGCGCGGCTACCCTGAAGGCGTGATTGTGCATTCGGATCGCGGAAGTCAATTCAGGTCAAGGAAGTTCCAGAAGGCCCTGAAACGGTACAGGTTGAGAGGGTCGATGGGCAGGGTGGGGGCGTGTGGGGATAACGCTGCGATGGAATCCTTCTTCAGTCTGCTGCAGAAGAACGTGCTCGATCGTAAAGCCTGGCGTACTCGGCAAGAGTTGCGGCTCGCGATTGTGCACTGGATTGAAGCGAAGTACCACCGTAAACGCAGACAGCGCCGGCTTGGGAAGCTGACGCCGGTCGAGTTCGAAGTGGTTATGATGGATGCTGTCGCGTTGGCGGCATAA
- a CDS encoding ATP-binding protein, producing the protein MTRIDSEAKRKLREMGIACLVDAFDRQDDALTLGISFEERIGLAVDDAYTTFSMTKIDGLIRRAGLRYPDAELRRLDLLEERGLDRGVIAQLGTCTFIDRGHNVVFQGFTGSGKSYLGCALARAACQQRYRAHYIRMPDLEEAWASANDKPGGKEKFLRKYASFKLLVLDEWLLDPPDESIRSMLFELIERRYDESSTVFCTQYPKKDWHQRLGGGVHADAIMDRIVHNAVWVETGTVNMREQAVGQMV; encoded by the coding sequence ATGACCCGAATTGATAGCGAAGCAAAACGTAAACTCCGTGAGATGGGCATCGCCTGCCTCGTCGATGCGTTCGATCGGCAAGACGACGCACTCACCCTCGGTATCTCCTTCGAAGAACGAATCGGTCTGGCCGTTGATGACGCCTACACCACATTCAGCATGACAAAGATCGATGGACTCATCCGACGTGCCGGGCTCAGATACCCTGATGCAGAACTCCGCAGGCTCGATCTCCTCGAGGAACGGGGCCTTGACCGTGGTGTGATCGCGCAGCTCGGAACCTGCACATTCATCGATCGTGGCCACAACGTCGTATTTCAAGGATTCACCGGATCGGGTAAGTCATATCTCGGGTGTGCGCTCGCTCGGGCCGCTTGCCAGCAACGATATCGGGCACATTACATCCGTATGCCCGATCTTGAAGAGGCGTGGGCGTCTGCGAACGACAAACCCGGCGGGAAGGAGAAGTTCTTACGTAAATACGCGAGCTTCAAACTCCTTGTGCTCGATGAATGGCTCCTCGACCCACCCGACGAAAGTATCCGGTCAATGCTGTTTGAGTTGATCGAGCGTAGGTATGACGAGTCGTCGACGGTGTTCTGCACCCAGTATCCGAAAAAGGATTGGCATCAACGACTTGGCGGTGGTGTGCATGCTGACGCCATTATGGACCGTATCGTGCACAACGCGGTCTGGGTCGAGACGGGCACCGTGAATATGCGCGAGCAGGCTGTGGGCCAGATGGTCTGA
- a CDS encoding ATP-binding protein: protein MIASQSGPDYWVDVLPDKVAADSIVNRLVNHAKKITLGDVDMRRELSEQARQAESYWE from the coding sequence GTGATCGCGTCGCAGTCGGGGCCGGATTATTGGGTAGACGTGCTGCCCGACAAAGTCGCCGCGGACTCCATCGTGAACCGGCTCGTGAACCACGCCAAGAAGATCACTCTCGGTGATGTCGATATGCGTCGCGAGCTCAGCGAGCAGGCCCGCCAAGCCGAAAGCTACTGGGAGTAG
- a CDS encoding transposase, giving the protein MTTIDMLPELPEESEPSTADTASGPRADYAKRRTFTAEYKRQIVAEYDQAAHGEKGSILRRERLYDSHIQEWRAANTAGLLATGTRKGRPAGSARTAEQKRIVELERENAKLRGEALKKDRVIADRDAALEVLGKGVSFLEALSSRNRS; this is encoded by the coding sequence ATGACCACGATAGACATGCTCCCGGAACTGCCCGAAGAGAGCGAACCAAGCACTGCCGACACAGCGTCCGGCCCGCGAGCAGACTACGCGAAACGACGCACGTTCACAGCCGAGTATAAGCGTCAGATCGTCGCCGAGTACGACCAGGCAGCCCACGGCGAGAAAGGCTCGATCCTGCGCCGGGAACGCTTGTACGACTCCCATATTCAGGAGTGGCGTGCCGCGAACACTGCAGGCCTCCTCGCAACGGGAACCCGGAAAGGACGCCCTGCCGGGTCTGCCCGTACGGCAGAGCAGAAACGGATCGTGGAACTGGAGCGTGAGAACGCGAAACTCCGTGGTGAGGCCTTGAAGAAGGACCGGGTTATCGCTGACCGTGATGCCGCACTCGAGGTACTGGGAAAAGGTGTCAGCTTCTTGGAAGCGCTCTCGTCGAGGAACAGGTCATGA
- a CDS encoding DDE-type integrase/transposase/recombinase — MTRSERVAWQSATVVQLTVLIGVVRACLLVGLSRATHHRVLNPPPRFIGPLLNPHHPAELNETERAAILTLLTSEEYAEMSVHQVWARELDEGRYWGSPRTMYRILQDAHMGGERRRQAIHPPRVIPELIAHAPMVVWSWDITKMRGPAKGIWYHAYVVIDIFSRYVVGWRIEVIEDGDLAAELVADIVAEQGRPTGYLHADGGAAMTSKPLASLLVDLDVRKSHNRPRTSNDNPFSESQFKTMKYQPDYPERFASIGEARAWMDEFVSWYNHEHRHSGIGWHTPASVHYGTAVEIREGRQRTLDAAYRAHPERFTKPPVAPKLPTKVAINDLAKRKEPATK; from the coding sequence ATGACAAGGTCTGAGCGGGTGGCCTGGCAGTCAGCGACGGTGGTGCAGCTCACCGTGTTGATCGGTGTGGTGCGGGCGTGCCTGCTGGTGGGGCTTTCCCGCGCGACTCATCATCGTGTGTTGAACCCGCCACCCCGGTTTATCGGCCCGTTGCTGAACCCTCATCATCCTGCGGAGCTTAACGAGACGGAGCGGGCAGCGATCTTGACGCTCCTCACCAGCGAAGAGTATGCCGAGATGAGTGTGCATCAGGTGTGGGCGCGAGAGCTTGACGAGGGCCGGTATTGGGGTTCGCCGCGCACGATGTACCGGATCTTGCAGGATGCGCACATGGGCGGTGAGCGTCGCCGTCAAGCGATTCATCCGCCGCGTGTGATCCCGGAGTTGATCGCGCACGCACCGATGGTTGTGTGGAGCTGGGATATTACGAAGATGCGGGGGCCTGCGAAAGGGATCTGGTATCACGCCTACGTCGTGATTGATATTTTCTCTCGCTACGTGGTGGGGTGGCGGATCGAGGTCATCGAGGACGGGGATCTCGCGGCGGAACTCGTCGCGGATATTGTTGCTGAGCAGGGCAGGCCGACCGGGTATCTCCATGCGGATGGTGGGGCTGCGATGACGTCGAAACCGTTGGCGTCACTGCTTGTCGATCTTGATGTGCGGAAGTCGCACAACCGGCCCAGGACGAGTAACGATAACCCGTTTTCTGAATCGCAGTTCAAGACGATGAAGTATCAGCCCGACTATCCCGAACGGTTCGCGAGCATCGGTGAGGCGCGTGCTTGGATGGACGAGTTTGTGAGCTGGTACAACCATGAGCACCGTCATTCGGGGATCGGGTGGCATACTCCAGCGTCGGTGCATTACGGCACGGCTGTGGAGATTCGGGAGGGTCGGCAGCGCACCCTCGATGCCGCGTATCGGGCGCACCCGGAACGGTTTACCAAGCCGCCGGTAGCTCCGAAGCTGCCCACGAAAGTCGCGATCAATGACCTCGCGAAGAGGAAGGAACCCGCGACCAAATAA
- a CDS encoding APC family permease, with protein sequence MDKYDLNAAAPETRTLDSMTGISKKGLPSGTVGVLGALVIGLSTCAPAYTLTAAIGPAASEVGYQTPAIFLMGFLPMLLVALGYRALNSAMPDSGTSFTWATRAFGPWIGWMAGWGLIAATVLVLSNLAGIAVEFLFQSLGILLDDPSIADIAGNKFINIAVCLAFMAIATFISFRGMTSTKVFQYITVVFQMAVLVWFIIAMFMGAADPANTAGTMPELSWFNPLEVDTFSAFAAGIAVSIFVYWGWDTVLTMGEETKPSKGRLSTESKAAMILVAMLVVLYVGTAAATVAYSGLGDTGTGLNNPDIAENVFAALAHPVMGPAAILLSLAILVSALASINSTAISPARTLLAMSHYGALPASIKRIHPKYKSPYVALLWSSIVASVFYAVMRFISEDVLWDTITALGMMVCFYYGITALASPWYFRRTAIAEGIRATISKIVLPGLGGVILLIVFVQTTVDSMDPAFGSGSNIFGIGLVGIIGVVVLGLGVVLMVIQSRMSPAFFRGQVLGRADASEDTSAVLVFDDGLGS encoded by the coding sequence ATGGACAAATACGATCTGAACGCAGCAGCGCCGGAAACTCGAACACTCGATTCGATGACCGGTATCAGCAAGAAGGGCCTCCCCTCCGGCACTGTCGGAGTCTTGGGAGCACTGGTTATCGGCCTTTCGACGTGTGCCCCGGCCTACACGCTGACGGCAGCGATCGGCCCGGCGGCATCCGAGGTCGGATACCAGACCCCGGCGATTTTCCTGATGGGCTTCCTTCCGATGCTGCTGGTGGCGCTCGGCTACCGCGCGCTGAACTCGGCGATGCCCGACTCGGGTACCTCGTTCACCTGGGCGACACGTGCCTTCGGTCCGTGGATCGGCTGGATGGCAGGCTGGGGACTGATCGCCGCCACGGTGCTGGTACTGTCGAACCTTGCGGGCATCGCGGTCGAGTTCCTGTTTCAGTCGTTGGGCATTCTGCTCGACGATCCGTCTATCGCTGACATTGCAGGAAACAAGTTCATCAACATCGCCGTGTGTCTCGCCTTCATGGCGATCGCAACCTTCATATCCTTCCGCGGCATGACCTCAACGAAGGTGTTCCAGTACATCACCGTGGTCTTCCAGATGGCAGTGCTGGTGTGGTTCATCATCGCAATGTTTATGGGAGCCGCGGATCCGGCAAACACCGCTGGCACGATGCCTGAACTGTCGTGGTTCAACCCGCTTGAGGTTGATACTTTCAGTGCGTTTGCGGCCGGTATCGCCGTGTCGATCTTCGTCTACTGGGGCTGGGACACCGTCCTCACGATGGGTGAGGAAACCAAGCCCTCGAAGGGTCGCCTTTCGACCGAGAGTAAGGCTGCGATGATCCTCGTTGCGATGCTTGTTGTCCTCTACGTTGGCACCGCTGCCGCAACGGTTGCGTATTCCGGGCTGGGAGACACCGGCACTGGTCTGAACAACCCCGACATTGCGGAGAACGTTTTTGCCGCGCTCGCGCACCCAGTGATGGGTCCTGCCGCGATCCTGCTGTCGCTCGCGATCCTGGTGAGTGCGCTCGCCTCGATCAACTCGACCGCGATCTCGCCCGCGCGCACGCTCCTTGCGATGTCGCATTACGGCGCACTGCCCGCGTCCATCAAGAGGATTCATCCGAAGTACAAGTCGCCCTACGTTGCCCTGCTGTGGTCCTCGATTGTGGCGTCGGTCTTCTACGCTGTGATGCGCTTCATCAGCGAGGACGTGCTGTGGGACACCATCACGGCGCTCGGAATGATGGTGTGCTTCTACTACGGCATCACGGCGCTCGCGAGCCCCTGGTACTTCCGCCGCACCGCAATTGCGGAGGGCATCCGTGCCACGATCTCAAAGATTGTATTGCCGGGGCTTGGTGGCGTGATTCTGCTCATCGTGTTTGTACAGACGACGGTCGATAGCATGGATCCCGCGTTCGGATCCGGCAGCAATATCTTCGGCATCGGCCTCGTCGGCATCATCGGTGTGGTGGTGCTCGGACTGGGAGTTGTGCTGATGGTTATCCAGTCACGCATGTCGCCCGCGTTCTTCCGCGGCCAGGTCCTGGGGCGTGCGGATGCGAGCGAGGACACGAGCGCCGTGCTCGTGTTCGATGACGGCCTCGGATCGTAA
- the dapB gene encoding 4-hydroxy-tetrahydrodipicolinate reductase — protein sequence MTTRVAVAGATGRLGSLVCEIVEADPAFELVARLGRASDTEAGADAHLLVDVSHPDASPAIVERALARGQRVLVGTSGWSEDRLTALAATVAATPGAAVLVVPNFSLGSVLGTALAQIAAKFYDSIEVIEAHHPGKVDSPSGTAVRTAELMAKARNGRPVDAPHADQSPRGELVAGIPVHSLRLAGVVAKQEVRLGGDGEVLTITHDTHSNAAYRAGISAALHALLTAQGLTVGLDGVLGLSGLAGSGAGVSA from the coding sequence ATGACTACTCGCGTTGCCGTCGCCGGAGCCACTGGGCGACTCGGTTCCCTCGTGTGTGAAATCGTCGAGGCGGATCCCGCATTTGAACTCGTTGCGCGGCTCGGCCGCGCTTCCGACACTGAGGCCGGCGCGGATGCGCACCTCCTCGTGGATGTGAGCCACCCCGATGCCTCTCCCGCGATTGTTGAGCGCGCGCTGGCGCGTGGGCAGCGGGTGCTTGTTGGCACGAGCGGGTGGTCTGAGGATCGCCTCACCGCGCTCGCTGCCACCGTTGCCGCGACGCCAGGTGCCGCGGTGCTCGTGGTGCCGAATTTCTCACTAGGGTCGGTGCTGGGAACCGCGCTGGCGCAGATTGCCGCAAAGTTCTATGACTCCATCGAGGTGATTGAGGCTCATCACCCTGGCAAGGTCGATTCGCCCTCGGGGACGGCGGTACGTACTGCCGAATTGATGGCGAAGGCGAGGAACGGTCGCCCGGTCGATGCCCCGCACGCCGACCAATCGCCGCGCGGCGAGCTGGTGGCCGGGATACCCGTGCACAGCCTGCGGCTTGCGGGGGTGGTCGCGAAACAGGAAGTGCGGTTGGGGGGAGACGGTGAGGTGCTGACCATCACCCACGACACCCACTCGAACGCGGCCTATCGCGCGGGCATCAGCGCGGCGCTGCACGCGCTCCTGACCGCTCAGGGGCTCACTGTGGGGCTCGATGGTGTCCTGGGGCTTTCAGGCCTTGCGGGGAGCGGCGCTGGAGTCTCGGCATGA